The Podarcis raffonei isolate rPodRaf1 chromosome 2, rPodRaf1.pri, whole genome shotgun sequence genome window below encodes:
- the OXTR gene encoding oxytocin receptor — protein MDTLCLFASDPWIYNCSLSNSSVENQMSQSNRTHVKRNENVAKVEVAVLCLIFFLALTGNLCVLAAIHTTRHKHSRMYFFMKHLSIADLVVAVFQVLPQLIWDITFRFIGPDYLCKLIKYLQVVGMFASTYMLLLMSLDRCLAICQPLRSLRRRSDRLSVLLTWMVCLLFSIPQLQIFSMQDVDNGVFDCWANFIQPWGPKAYITWITLTVYVIPVVMLTICYGLISFKIWQNVKLKTLHETNVNLTSRNPHRGTLSRVSSVKLISKAKIRTVKMTFIIVLAFIMCWTPFFIVQMWIAWDENAPKEEVAFIITTLLASLNSCCNPWIYMLFTGHLFHDLLRRFLCCSSRYLKSRQGCDLSVSRKSNSSTFVLSLKSSSQRSFTQPSTA, from the exons ATGGATACTCTCTGCTTGTTTGCAAGTGACCCATGGATCTACAACTGCTCCTTGAGCAATTCCAGTGTGGAGAACCAGATGTCCCAAAGCAACAGAACTCACGTGAAGCGGAATGAGAACGTTGCCAAGGTGGAGGTGGCCGTGCTCTGCCTCATCTTCTTCCTTGCCCTGACTGGAAACCTGTGTGTGCTGGCGGCTATCCACACGACCCGCCACAAGCACTCCCGCATGTACTTCTTCATGAAGCACCTGAGCATCGCTGACCTGGTGGTGGCCGTCTTCCAGGTTTTGCCTCAGCTCATCTGGGACATCACTTTCAGGTTCATTGGGCCAGATTACCTCTGCAAGTTGATCAAATACCTGCAGGTGGTGGGGATGTTTGCTTCCACTTACATGCTCTTGCTGATGTCCCTGGATCGGTGCTTGGCCATCTGCCAGCCTTTGAGGTCCTTACGTAGGAGGTCTGACCGGTTGTCTGTCCTCCTCACTTGGATGGTGTGCCTTCTGTTTAGCATCCCACAACTCCAAATATTTTCCATGCAGGATGTGGATAATGGGGTGTTCGATTGCTGGGCAAATTTCATCCAGCCCTGGGGACCTAAAGCTTACATCACCTGGATAACCTTGACTGTGTACGTTATCCCTGTGGTCATGCTGACCATCTGCTATGGCTTGATCAGCTTCAAGATTTGGCAGAATGTGAAGCTAAAGACCCTTCACGAGACCAATGTGAACTTGACCTCTAGGAATCCCCATAGAGGCACCCTCTCCAGGGTCAGCAGTGTCAAACTCATTTCCAAAGCCAAGATCCGGACTGTCAAAATGACCTTCATCATAGTCTTAGCTTTCATTATGTGCTGGACTCCTTTTTTCATTGTGCAGATGTGGATTGCGTGGGACGAAAATGCTCCAAAAGAAG AAGTGGCGTTCATCATCACCACCCTCCTAGCAAGTCTGAACAGCTGCTGTAACCCCTGGATCTACATGCTTTTCACAGGCCACCTTTTCCATGACCTCTTGCGTCGCTTCCTCTGCTGCTCCTCTCGGTACTTAAAATCTCGGCAAGGATGTGACCTGAGCGTTAGCAGGAAAAGCAACTCCTCCACCTTTGTCCTGAGTCTCAAAAGCTCCAGTCAGAGGAGCTTCACTCAGCCGTCCACAGCGTGA